DNA sequence from the Deinococcus budaensis genome:
TCACGATGCCGCCCGCCGCGTCGATCAGGGCGACGTGCCGGATACCGCGCACCTCCAGAAGCTGCGAGATCACGCCGGCTCCAGGCGGGGCAGGCTGCCCAGTTCCAGCGCCAGGCGGGCCAGCAGCTGCTGGGCGGCGCGGGTGTCGGTGCCGCGCGTCTGCGCCACCCCCAGGACAAAGTCGCCGCTCGTCACGGCGACGACCTCGACCCGCTCGCTGGTAAAGGCGAGGCGGGTGACGCTTCCGGCGCCCAGGCGGCGGGCCGTGCGGTCCAGGCCCACCTTGAGCGAGGCGAGTTCGGCCGCCAGGGCGTCTCCCCCCTCGCCCAGCAGCTCGATGGGCAGGCCGTCAGGGCCGACCAGGGCGCTGGCGACCACGCCCGGCACCCCGCGCAGGGGGTCGAGTTTGACGCTCACAGGTAGCCCTCCAGTCGGCGGGCGGCGTCCCGGCCATACAGCCGCGCCTGCCCCAGGTTGCTGCGGGCGTCCAGGGCCAGCAGCAGGAAGAAGTCGGAAGTGATGGGGTGCAGGTACACGCTGAGGCGCTCGCCGCGCAGGTACAGCTCGCGCGCCGCGCCGCCCCCCAGCGTGCCCTCGTAGGCCAGGGTCGCGGCCCGCAGCAGCCCGGCGTGTTCGGCCACGAGAAGATTCAGGTCGGTGGTGGCCGAGGCGTGGCCCTCGACCAGCAGGCCGTCAAGTCCGCCGATGGCGGCGGCCCAGGCCCCGTCCACGTCGGCCACCAGTTGCGTGAGATGGGTGAGCATCGCCGCGATGATAGGGGGCCTGCTCACGCAAAATTCTCACAGGCCCATCAGGCGACCGGGGAACTCCTGAAGCCGCGCGGTAAGCGCCGACTGCTCGGCCCGCCCGAAGCCCCAGGCGGCCAGGTAAAGCCCAGGATTTCCCCAGCGGGTCTCCAGATGGTCCAGAGCGGCCAGAATGTCCTCCAGCCGGGAAGGGGCGAAAGGAGCCAGGCTCGCCCAGGCCCCGAGCGTTTTGCTGGCCTGGGCGTCCGCGTAAAAGTCCGCCAGCGCTGGCCCGCTGGCCGCGTGGTCTGCCGCGATCTCCGCGCGCGGCACGTCCGCCAGCTCCAGACACAGCGCCACGATCAGGCCGGTGCGGTCCTTCCCGGCGTGGCAGTGCAGCAGCACCGGGCCGGGCGGCGCGTCCAGCACGGCGCCGAGAATGGCGACGATCTGATTGGCGGCATGGTCGAGATGCGCGCGGTAGTGATCGGCATTTGTCTGCGCTTCCGCTGTGGCCGTGTTCAGCGCGCGGTTGCGGTGAGGCAGCAGCGGCAGATTCAGGTATTCGGGGCGGCCCAGAAACGGCGGCGGGTCCCGGTCGCGCTCGGTGCGGTTTCGTAGGTCGATAATCCGGGCGAATCCAACGGCCAGAAGTTCTTGCCTTCCCCGCCCGCTCAGGCGGCCGAGGGTGCCGCTGCGGCACAGGCCCGGCAGCGGGCGGCGGAAGTTCAGGGCGCCGTCGGGGGGAGTGAACACGGGGCTATGGTCGCGCTTCGGCGGTGGTCCGCGCCCCCCCTCTCCATCCTGTTTTTCGCGTCCGGGTGCGGTAGAATAGCCGCAGTTGAGGGAATGGGCGCTATTACGCTAACAGCATAATCTGGTATACTCATTCTATTCCCGGCGCTGTACCGGGCCTCTCCCCCTCCCCTCGTCAGCGGGCCACCGGGCCTGACTGGCGCCCCTAGACTGGAGTCTCATGACTGGAATCCACCCTGTTGACATCACCGCTGA
Encoded proteins:
- a CDS encoding roadblock/LC7 domain-containing protein translates to MLTHLTQLVADVDGAWAAAIGGLDGLLVEGHASATTDLNLLVAEHAGLLRAATLAYEGTLGGGAARELYLRGERLSVYLHPITSDFFLLLALDARSNLGQARLYGRDAARRLEGYL
- a CDS encoding roadblock/LC7 domain-containing protein; the encoded protein is MSVKLDPLRGVPGVVASALVGPDGLPIELLGEGGDALAAELASLKVGLDRTARRLGAGSVTRLAFTSERVEVVAVTSGDFVLGVAQTRGTDTRAAQQLLARLALELGSLPRLEPA
- a CDS encoding tyrosine-protein phosphatase, with product MFTPPDGALNFRRPLPGLCRSGTLGRLSGRGRQELLAVGFARIIDLRNRTERDRDPPPFLGRPEYLNLPLLPHRNRALNTATAEAQTNADHYRAHLDHAANQIVAILGAVLDAPPGPVLLHCHAGKDRTGLIVALCLELADVPRAEIAADHAASGPALADFYADAQASKTLGAWASLAPFAPSRLEDILAALDHLETRWGNPGLYLAAWGFGRAEQSALTARLQEFPGRLMGL